The window TGAATGGCAGCAGTCCCCATGGCGGTCACCACCATATGGCGCTAGGGATTGGCGCATCACCGGAAAAGGCTGGGCAGATGGCCGATCTCACCGTTGATGTGATGGGGCTGCAATATGCCTGGATCTTCACCTACCCGGACACAGGGATCATCTCGGGTGAGCTGCATGTGCCCCAAGGCAAGGATGTTCGGCTGAAGCTTAAGGCCCAGGACGTCATTCACGCCTTTTGGCTACCTGAGTTTCGCCTCAAGCAGGATGCTATTCCTGGACGAGATTCTGAACTGCGATTTACCCCAACCCGGGCCGGTGACTATCCGGTCATCTGTGCTGAGCTTTGTGGTGCTTACCACGGCTCGATGGTGACGCGCATGTATGTGGACACCCCGGAGGAGTTTGAAGCTTGGAAGCAGCAACAAATTGCTAGCCGCCCAGATATCAATGAGGTAATTGCCTCCCTCGATCGCCCCCGTACGGATGTGGATTACCTCACGCCCTACGCCGACGATATGGGTTTGGAGCCCGAAATGTTGCGATCGCTCCATGAGTCCCACACAGGGGCTGAGGAGCTGACCCAATCGCTCTAAGCCTTAAGAGGCTCTTAAAGCTAGCCTGCCTACGATCCATTGCAGACCTTGACGT is drawn from Candidatus Obscuribacterales bacterium and contains these coding sequences:
- a CDS encoding cytochrome c oxidase subunit II is translated as MNIPSSIATMLAGIALTLVSLWYGQNHGLLPVAASNEALLVDGLFNTMMTISIGLFLLVEGVLIIAILRFRRAKDDTTDGPDIDGNIPLEIVWTGIPAVIVLVIGVYSFDVYSQMGGFDPNAAGDPAVTQVAMTGDDEYGAPLMNGSSPHGGHHHMALGIGASPEKAGQMADLTVDVMGLQYAWIFTYPDTGIISGELHVPQGKDVRLKLKAQDVIHAFWLPEFRLKQDAIPGRDSELRFTPTRAGDYPVICAELCGAYHGSMVTRMYVDTPEEFEAWKQQQIASRPDINEVIASLDRPRTDVDYLTPYADDMGLEPEMLRSLHESHTGAEELTQSL